The following DNA comes from Paraburkholderia phytofirmans PsJN.
GCGCGCGTGGCCGGTTTGTCCATCATCTCCAGACCCGCCGGGATGATGCCCGCCGCGATGATGCCGGCGACCGCGTCGCCGCCTTTCACGACATCGTCGAAACTGGCCATGATGACCTGCGCCGTTTGCGGCTTCGGGATCAGCTTGACCGTGACTTCGGTCACGATCGCGAACATGCCCTCGCTGCCGATCAGCACGGCCAGCAGATCGAGGCCGGGCGCGTCGGGGGCGAGCGAGCCGAATTCGACGATCTCGCCTTCCATGGTGACGGCCCGCACGCGCAACACGTTATGCACCGTGAGACCGTATTTGAGGCAGTGAACGCCGCCGGAATTTTCCGAGACATTGCCGCCGATCGTGCAGGCGATCTGCGACGACGGGTCCGGCGCGTAATACAGACCGTAAGGTGCGGCGGCTTCGGAGATCGACAGATTGCGCACACCCGGTTGCACGGTGGCGGTCCGCGCGTATGAATCGACTTCGACGATCTTGCGAAAGCGCGCGAGCGACACCACCACGCCGTGACGAATCGGCATGGCGCCGCCCGATAGGCCGGTGCCCGCGCCGCGCGGCACGATCGGCACGTCGAGACGGTGGCAGATCTGCACGATGCGCTGCACCTGCGATTCCGTCTCCGGCAACGCGACCGCAAGCGGCAGACGCCGGTAGGCGGCGAGCCCGTCGCATTCGTAGGCGACGGTGTCTTCTTCGCGAAACAGCAAACAGTGGGTCGGCAATACGGCCATCAACGCCTGCACGACTTCGCGCTGGCGCTGGGCGAGTACTTCGGCCGTCAGTTCAGCGGGTGCGTTCATGTGACTTGTCTCCTCGTGCCTTTCAAGTCCAGCGCGGCTGGCTCTCACGCAGCCGCGCCTGAATACGCCTCATGCTGCCCAGGTGAAGATTTTTCCCGGGTTCATCAGATTGTGTGGGTCGAGCGCGTGTTTGATAGAACGCATGGTATCGACCGCGACTTCACCGTGCTCTTCGAGCAGGAAGCCCATCTTGTGCAAGCCGACGCCATGCTCGCCCGTGCAGGTGCCGTCCATGCGCAGCGCGCGTTGCACGATGCGATGGTTCAGACGTTCGGCTTCGACGAGTTCTTCCGGCTTGTTGGGATCGATCAGGATCGCGACGTGGAAGTTGCCGTCGCCGACATGGCCGACGATCGGGCAGGGCAGCGGCGACGCTTGCAGATCCTGTTCAGTTTCCTCCACGCATTCCGCGAGCCGCGAGATCGGCACGCAGACGTCGGTCGTGACCGCGCGGCAGCCGGGCTTCAGTTGCAGCATGGCGAAATAGGCGTTGTGCCGCGCGTTCCACAGACGGCTGCGATCCTCCGGACGGGTTGCCCATTCGAAGCCTTCGCCGGCATTCTGCGCGGCGATCTCCTGGACCAGTTCGGCCTGCTCCTTCACGCCGGCCTCGGTGCCGTGGAATTCGAAAAACAGCGTGGGCGCTTCACGCAGCGTCAGATTCGAGTGGCGATTGATCGAGCGGATGGCGAGCGAATCGACGAACTCGACGCGCGCAATCGGTACACCCATCTGGATCGTTTCGATCACCGCGCGAACCGCGGCGCCCATGGACGGGAATGCGCACACCGCCGCGGACACCGCCTCCGGTTGCGGATACAGGCGCACGGTGATTTCCGTGATCACGCCGAGCGTGCCTTCCGAGCCGACGAACATGCGCGTGAGGTCGTACCCCGCGGACGATTTGCGAGCGCGCGTACCGGTTTTGATCACTCGGCCGTCGGCCAGCACCACGGTCAGCCCGAGCACGTTCTCGCGCATCGTGCCGTAGCGTACTGCGTTGGTGCCTGAGGCACGCGTGGCCGACATGCCGCCGATGCTCGCGTCCGCGCCCGGGTCGATCGGGAAGAACAGGCCGGTGTCGCGTAATGCCTCGTTCAACTGTTTGCGTGAGATGCCGGGCTCGACGGTGACCGTCAGGTCTTCGGCGTTGATCGACAACACCCGGTTCATTTCCGACAGATCGATCGAGACGCCGCCTTGCACGGCGAGCAGGTGCCCTTCAAGCGACGAGCCGTTGCCGTAAGGGATGATCGGCACGTTGTACTGGCCGCACAGTTTGACGATGGTTTGCACGTCTTCAGTCGTGCGCGCGAACACGACGGCGTCAGGCAGTTGCGGGTCGAACGGCGACTCGTCGCGGCCATGATGGGTGCGCACGACTTCGGACACGGAGACGCGATCGGCGAAGGCGGCTTTGAGCGCGTTTAGCAACTCGGCGGGAAACGGTCGGCGCAGCGGGGCCGGCGGCACGGGATGATTCACGCATGTCTCCTGGTATTTGGGGCGGTGCTGGTTTGCAGCATGTGTTTCATTTTACGCCGATCGCCCGTGGGCCGGCGCTGCGGCCGGCCAGCGCTTCTATAATGGCGGCGACTTCACGATGCGCGCAATATGGATAAACGCGGTGCTTGATATGCCGCTTCGGATTTATGTTGGGCGGCGGCGCGGCGCATCGTTACTGAATACAAGGGAGACACCATGGGCAACCGCTTGAGCAAGATCGCCACCCGCACGGGCGACGACGGCACCACCGGTCTCGGTGACGGTAGCCGCGTGCGCAAAGACAGCGCGCGCATAGCCGCGATCGGCGACGTGGACGAACTCAACTCGAACCTCGGTGTGCTGCTGTGTGAAACTTTGCCGGACAAGGTGCGGGTAGCGCTTGTAGCGATCCAGCATGATCTGTTCGACCTTGGCGGCGAGCTGTGCATTCCCGGCCACACGATGATTACCGACCGGCAACTCGCCCAACTCGACGACTGGCTTGCCGACTACAACGCGGCTCTGCCGCCGCTGAAGGAGTTCATTCTGCCCGGTGGCTCGCGCGCGGCCTCGCTCGCGCATGTGTGCCGCACCGTGTGCCGCCGTGCCGAACGGGCGATTGTTGCGTTGGGTGAGCACGAGACAATCAACGCCGCGCCCCGCCAGTATGTGAACCGGCTGTCCGATCTGCTGTTCGTGCTCGCGCGCGTGCTCAATCGTGCGGACGGCGGCACCGATGTGCTGTGGCAACACGAGCGCAACGCCGGCTAAGACCTGCCGTGGCGATACGCGCATGACCGCGTGATGATGCATGCAGCGTCACGCGCATTGAAGAGCCGGCACGTTAGCCGACCGCCAGCGTGACCGGCTTGCCGATCCGGCTCATCATTTCCACCAAGGTGTCGATGGTGAACTTGGTTGTTTTCTTGTTGACCACGTCGGACACGCGCGGACGCGACACCATCAGAATCTCGGCGGCCTCGGCCTGCTTCAGATGATGC
Coding sequences within:
- a CDS encoding FAD-linked oxidase C-terminal domain-containing protein gives rise to the protein MNAPAELTAEVLAQRQREVVQALMAVLPTHCLLFREEDTVAYECDGLAAYRRLPLAVALPETESQVQRIVQICHRLDVPIVPRGAGTGLSGGAMPIRHGVVVSLARFRKIVEVDSYARTATVQPGVRNLSISEAAAPYGLYYAPDPSSQIACTIGGNVSENSGGVHCLKYGLTVHNVLRVRAVTMEGEIVEFGSLAPDAPGLDLLAVLIGSEGMFAIVTEVTVKLIPKPQTAQVIMASFDDVVKGGDAVAGIIAAGIIPAGLEMMDKPATRAVEEFVHAGYDLDAAAILLCESDGTPEEVADEIVRMTAVLREQGATRIQISRSESERLRFWSGRKNAFPAAGRISPDYYCMDGTVPRRSIGPLLARIEAMEKTYNLRCINVFHAGDGNMHPLILFNGNDLDEWHRAEAFGSDILEACVELGGTVTGEHGVGIEKINSMCVQFSPEERDTFHAVKRAFDAPGLLNPDKGIPTRARCAEYGKMHVRGGLLPHPELPRF
- a CDS encoding FAD-linked oxidase C-terminal domain-containing protein, which produces MNHPVPPAPLRRPFPAELLNALKAAFADRVSVSEVVRTHHGRDESPFDPQLPDAVVFARTTEDVQTIVKLCGQYNVPIIPYGNGSSLEGHLLAVQGGVSIDLSEMNRVLSINAEDLTVTVEPGISRKQLNEALRDTGLFFPIDPGADASIGGMSATRASGTNAVRYGTMRENVLGLTVVLADGRVIKTGTRARKSSAGYDLTRMFVGSEGTLGVITEITVRLYPQPEAVSAAVCAFPSMGAAVRAVIETIQMGVPIARVEFVDSLAIRSINRHSNLTLREAPTLFFEFHGTEAGVKEQAELVQEIAAQNAGEGFEWATRPEDRSRLWNARHNAYFAMLQLKPGCRAVTTDVCVPISRLAECVEETEQDLQASPLPCPIVGHVGDGNFHVAILIDPNKPEELVEAERLNHRIVQRALRMDGTCTGEHGVGLHKMGFLLEEHGEVAVDTMRSIKHALDPHNLMNPGKIFTWAA
- a CDS encoding cob(I)yrinic acid a,c-diamide adenosyltransferase, which translates into the protein MGNRLSKIATRTGDDGTTGLGDGSRVRKDSARIAAIGDVDELNSNLGVLLCETLPDKVRVALVAIQHDLFDLGGELCIPGHTMITDRQLAQLDDWLADYNAALPPLKEFILPGGSRAASLAHVCRTVCRRAERAIVALGEHETINAAPRQYVNRLSDLLFVLARVLNRADGGTDVLWQHERNAG